The proteins below come from a single Edaphobacter acidisoli genomic window:
- a CDS encoding NADH-quinone oxidoreductase subunit J family protein has product MLFTIFAILTVAGAVAAFSLRNLIHSVLAITVAFAGLAVVYLLLGAQFIGLAQILVYVGAVVILIVFAVLLTKNSSTPAGPILSSSWLASGAIALAVFAVMAWAIHQSPASRIHTPTQPEATMQQIGSALMLRYALPLEIVGLLLTTALIGAVTIAVREQKEQR; this is encoded by the coding sequence TTGCTGTTCACGATCTTCGCCATACTGACAGTTGCGGGAGCGGTGGCGGCCTTCAGCCTCCGCAACCTCATCCACTCCGTATTGGCGATCACCGTGGCCTTCGCAGGTCTCGCAGTTGTGTATCTTCTGCTAGGCGCACAGTTCATCGGCCTGGCGCAAATTCTCGTCTACGTCGGCGCAGTCGTCATCCTCATCGTCTTCGCCGTGCTGCTCACAAAAAACTCCAGCACTCCAGCAGGCCCAATCCTCAGCAGCTCCTGGCTCGCCAGCGGAGCCATCGCACTGGCCGTCTTCGCCGTCATGGCATGGGCCATCCATCAAAGCCCCGCCTCCCGCATCCATACACCCACGCAACCCGAAGCAACCATGCAGCAGATCGGCAGCGCGCTCATGCTGCGCTATGCTCTGCCCCTCGAGATCGTCGGCCTGCTCCTGACCACAGCCCTGATCGGCGCCGTCACCATCGCCGTGCGTGAGCAAAAGGAGCAGCGATGA
- the nuoK gene encoding NADH-quinone oxidoreductase subunit NuoK, with amino-acid sequence MTPLAGCLLLAALLFTIGLAGALMRRNAIMVLIGIELMLNAANLNFIAFWRYGPHPEALTGVLFAIFSIGVAAAEAAVGLALIISLYRHLKSANIDEVTSMHG; translated from the coding sequence ATGACGCCACTCGCAGGATGCCTGCTGCTCGCCGCCCTACTCTTCACCATCGGCCTCGCCGGAGCGCTGATGCGCCGCAACGCCATCATGGTACTCATCGGCATCGAGCTGATGCTCAACGCAGCCAACCTGAACTTCATCGCCTTCTGGCGCTACGGCCCGCATCCCGAAGCCCTCACCGGCGTTCTCTTCGCCATCTTCTCCATCGGCGTCGCAGCAGCCGAAGCCGCCGTCGGACTCGCCCTCATCATCTCGCTCTACCGCCACCTCAAGAGCGCCAACATCGACGAGGTCACCTCCATGCACGGATAA
- the nuoH gene encoding NADH-quinone oxidoreductase subunit NuoH, with translation MILSSTITTAQAADQLFVSAERWLVSHTPAAVEPLVADIISAAALLVVFASLFAITTVLERKGLGRIQNRYGPNRVGPFGILQPLADGIKSLTKEDIVPLAADKTVHFLAPIVLVVAAFTMYAVLPIGRNMVLANLDAGILFFFAASSVMEMCIFMAGWSSNNKYSLLGAMRAIAQMISYEVPLILAAVTVVMAAGSLSTVTIIEKQSGFTGILPHWFILTPWGFAGFVLFMIAATAESNRSPFDLPEGESEIISGYFTEYSGFKFALFFLGEYIGMFAMSGLGITLFLGGWGAPLSFLTWVPSYIWFFAKLLFLIAMFIWIRGTLPRLRMDQLMNFAWKFMLPLALINLVTAGVWRFVPNIALRWLICALMVVVPYVLLGRGMAKGWKLEKRTYRFAE, from the coding sequence ATGATCCTCTCGTCCACGATCACGACAGCGCAGGCGGCCGACCAGCTCTTCGTCTCAGCCGAACGCTGGCTCGTCTCCCACACACCCGCCGCAGTGGAACCCCTCGTCGCCGATATCATCTCAGCCGCCGCACTGCTCGTCGTCTTCGCATCCCTGTTCGCCATCACCACCGTTCTCGAACGCAAAGGGCTGGGCCGCATCCAGAATCGCTACGGCCCAAACCGCGTCGGCCCATTCGGCATCCTGCAACCGCTGGCCGACGGAATCAAATCGCTGACCAAGGAAGACATCGTCCCGCTGGCGGCAGACAAGACCGTCCACTTCCTCGCGCCCATCGTGCTCGTCGTCGCCGCATTCACGATGTACGCCGTGCTGCCCATCGGCCGCAACATGGTGCTCGCCAATCTCGACGCCGGCATCCTCTTCTTCTTCGCCGCCAGCTCCGTCATGGAGATGTGCATCTTCATGGCCGGCTGGTCGAGCAACAATAAATATTCGTTACTCGGAGCCATGCGCGCCATCGCGCAGATGATCAGCTACGAAGTGCCGCTGATTCTCGCTGCAGTCACCGTCGTCATGGCAGCGGGCTCGCTCTCCACCGTCACCATCATCGAGAAGCAATCCGGCTTCACCGGCATCCTCCCTCACTGGTTCATCCTCACGCCGTGGGGCTTCGCGGGATTCGTCCTCTTCATGATCGCCGCGACCGCCGAATCCAATCGCTCACCCTTCGACCTGCCCGAAGGCGAATCCGAGATCATCTCCGGGTACTTCACCGAATACTCAGGCTTCAAGTTCGCCCTATTCTTCCTCGGCGAATATATCGGCATGTTCGCCATGAGCGGACTAGGCATCACGCTGTTCCTGGGCGGCTGGGGAGCACCCCTCTCATTCCTCACCTGGGTGCCGTCCTACATCTGGTTCTTCGCCAAACTACTCTTCCTCATCGCCATGTTCATCTGGATACGCGGCACACTGCCGCGCCTCCGCATGGACCAGCTGATGAACTTTGCCTGGAAGTTTATGCTGCCGCTCGCGCTGATTAACCTCGTCACCGCAGGCGTCTGGCGCTTCGTCCCGAACATCGCCCTCCGCTGGCTCATCTGCGCACTCATGGTTGTTGTACCGTACGTTTTGCTTGGCCGAGGAATGGCCAAGGGCTGGAAGCTGGAAAAGCGAACCTATCGATTCGCCGAATAA
- a CDS encoding NADH-quinone oxidoreductase subunit A: protein MASHFFDIYGPVVVLMIAAVGFAVAPLALARLWAKKFSPAKPGPLKDATYECGLATKPDTQLPFRPEYYIYAIIFLVFDVEVVFLLPFAVAFSGLTVGATVAMLVFLLLLAEGLVWAWSKGVLTWV, encoded by the coding sequence ATGGCTTCACATTTCTTCGACATCTACGGGCCCGTTGTAGTCCTGATGATTGCAGCCGTTGGATTTGCCGTCGCTCCGCTGGCGCTGGCCCGGCTCTGGGCGAAGAAGTTCTCCCCGGCCAAACCCGGCCCCCTCAAAGACGCAACCTACGAGTGCGGCCTTGCCACCAAGCCTGACACCCAGCTTCCCTTCCGCCCCGAGTACTACATCTACGCCATCATCTTCCTCGTCTTCGATGTAGAAGTTGTTTTCCTGCTGCCGTTTGCGGTGGCATTCTCCGGCCTCACGGTGGGCGCAACCGTCGCTATGCTGGTCTTTCTGCTCCTGCTGGCCGAAGGGCTGGTCTGGGCGTGGAGCAAAGGAGTCTTAACCTGGGTGTAA
- the nuoL gene encoding NADH-quinone oxidoreductase subunit L, with product MTWILKNLWLIPAIPALGAGLTAIARQRQRKYAATLAIGALSISLLLSLCAFVHVLHASAGVEVFNFQWLQFGSESLRLGWMLDPLTAVMLVMVSFVGLMVFIFSTGYMAHDENFTRFFCFLSLFAAAMLGVVIANSLLLLFMCWELVGLTSYLLIGFWYHKPTAAAAAKKAFITTRIGDLAFLIGMVWLYSQAGTLLFYDSGAGCMEHAALIKMAAEITTIGMAASTGIALLIFCGAIGKSGQVPLHVWLPDAMEGPTPVSALIHAATMVAAGVFLVARVYPLMSDTLAAHATTALAVVTWIGAITAVFAALIAVAQDDIKRILAYSTISQLGYMMIGLGVGGVAVGMFHLITHAFFKSLLFLGAGSVIHGCNDEQDIRRMGGLRRFMPVTFATYAVGMLALCGFPLFFSGFWSKDAILHAAHSWSPSHIPFYLGAFGALLTAFYMTRQVCYVFFGAYRSANHEEHAEPEHAEPEHTHHATPHESPSMMTVPLILLATFAILLGAIGTPAWPWFDAFINGGHTTWHLSGFMESGILTVMLSSSIIVFIGLGLGWWLYGRKPATTPDSPDALEQMQPLLFHALRRKLYVDELYSVTFIRWNTWLSRLSNWLDRRIWSGAVWTVSHAVLSLSWLARSTDNYIVNAGFDEGCHTVTLGGRLLSRIQNGRSQTYLRLLGAAFALLVIFLIWSGVR from the coding sequence ATGACCTGGATACTAAAAAATCTCTGGCTCATCCCCGCAATCCCCGCACTCGGCGCGGGGCTGACGGCGATCGCCAGACAACGCCAGCGCAAGTACGCGGCCACTCTTGCCATCGGCGCACTCTCCATCTCCCTGCTGCTCTCTCTCTGCGCCTTCGTGCATGTGCTTCACGCCAGCGCAGGCGTCGAGGTCTTCAACTTCCAGTGGCTCCAGTTCGGATCCGAATCACTGCGCCTCGGCTGGATGCTCGACCCGCTCACCGCCGTAATGCTCGTCATGGTCTCCTTCGTCGGCCTGATGGTCTTCATCTTCAGCACCGGCTACATGGCGCACGACGAAAACTTCACCCGCTTCTTCTGCTTTCTGTCGCTGTTCGCCGCAGCCATGCTCGGCGTCGTCATCGCCAACAGCCTCCTCCTGCTCTTCATGTGCTGGGAGCTCGTCGGCCTCACCTCCTACCTGCTCATTGGCTTCTGGTATCACAAACCCACCGCCGCAGCCGCGGCCAAAAAGGCATTCATCACCACGCGTATCGGCGACCTGGCCTTCCTGATCGGCATGGTCTGGCTCTACTCGCAGGCCGGCACGCTGCTCTTCTATGACAGCGGCGCCGGCTGCATGGAACACGCAGCCCTCATCAAAATGGCCGCCGAGATCACCACCATCGGCATGGCCGCCTCCACCGGCATCGCGCTGCTCATCTTCTGCGGCGCAATCGGCAAATCCGGACAAGTCCCGCTGCACGTCTGGCTCCCCGACGCGATGGAAGGCCCCACCCCGGTCAGCGCGCTCATCCACGCCGCAACTATGGTCGCCGCAGGCGTCTTCCTCGTCGCCCGCGTCTATCCCCTGATGTCCGACACTCTCGCGGCGCACGCCACCACAGCCCTTGCAGTCGTCACCTGGATCGGCGCCATCACCGCCGTCTTCGCCGCGCTCATCGCCGTCGCGCAGGACGACATCAAGCGCATCCTCGCCTACTCCACCATCTCCCAGCTCGGCTACATGATGATCGGCCTCGGCGTCGGCGGTGTCGCCGTGGGCATGTTCCACCTCATCACACACGCCTTCTTCAAATCATTACTCTTCCTCGGCGCAGGCTCCGTCATCCACGGCTGCAACGACGAGCAGGACATCCGCCGCATGGGCGGACTCCGCCGCTTCATGCCCGTCACCTTCGCCACCTACGCTGTCGGCATGCTCGCGCTCTGCGGCTTCCCACTCTTCTTCTCCGGCTTCTGGAGCAAAGACGCCATCCTCCACGCCGCGCACAGCTGGAGCCCCTCACACATTCCCTTCTACCTCGGAGCCTTCGGCGCGCTCCTCACCGCCTTCTACATGACCCGCCAGGTCTGCTACGTCTTCTTCGGCGCCTACCGTTCAGCCAACCACGAAGAACACGCAGAACCAGAACACGCAGAGCCAGAGCACACGCATCACGCTACCCCGCACGAAAGCCCCTCCATGATGACCGTCCCGCTCATCCTCCTGGCGACATTCGCAATTCTCCTCGGAGCAATCGGCACACCGGCATGGCCATGGTTCGACGCATTCATCAACGGAGGCCATACGACCTGGCATCTCTCCGGATTCATGGAAAGCGGCATCCTCACCGTGATGCTCTCTTCCTCGATCATCGTCTTCATCGGCCTCGGGCTAGGCTGGTGGCTCTACGGACGCAAGCCCGCAACCACCCCCGACTCACCCGACGCCCTCGAACAAATGCAGCCCCTGCTCTTCCACGCGCTGCGCAGAAAACTCTACGTCGACGAGCTCTACAGCGTCACCTTCATCCGCTGGAACACCTGGCTCTCACGCCTCAGCAACTGGCTCGACCGGCGCATCTGGAGCGGGGCCGTATGGACCGTCTCCCACGCCGTACTCAGCCTCTCGTGGCTCGCCCGCTCCACCGACAACTACATCGTCAACGCCGGCTTTGACGAAGGCTGCCACACCGTCACCCTGGGCGGCCGGCTGCTCTCACGCATCCAAAACGGCCGCTCGCAAACCTATCTCCGCCTGCTCGGCGCCGCCTTCGCCCTGCTCGTCATCTTCCTCATCTGGAGCGGGGTGCGATGA
- a CDS encoding complex I subunit 4 family protein: MLAWTIYISFIGAAVLMLLPKQAARAARIITLLTALAGLALTLATFAAHPSGELITITRTAWVPSLGLEYHLAADGISLTLVLLTGIVAVAGVLFSWNVERRANEFFAFYLALIGGVYGVFLSFDLLLLFIFYEIAIIPKYFLIAIWGSTRREYAAMKLALYSFVGSAMVLIGIIAAYVVSGAHTMDLAQLAQYPFSVHFQMWAFPLVFIGFAILAGLWPFHTWAPTGHVAAPTAASMMLAGVIMKLGAYGCLRVAMALFPRGLDPWGFHVLGFGSWREVFALLALIGIVYGAMVALVQKDFKFVIGYSSISHMGFVLLGLMTLQQIGLDGAVLQMFSHGIIAGLLFAVVGRMVYDRTHTRDLAALETMHLSKVIPFAAVTFVIAGMASIGLPGFSGFVAELQVLIGTWHSFPAFVLIAGAGIVIGIAYTWRAMQKAFFGTPDNNAVSTHVSCPRITLPERLGAALLLAATIVIGLYPQLLLRLIIPALHSPFFDGLLKGSVR, from the coding sequence ATGCTGGCCTGGACCATCTACATCTCGTTCATCGGCGCCGCCGTGCTGATGCTGCTGCCAAAGCAAGCCGCGCGCGCAGCACGCATCATCACGCTGCTCACAGCGCTCGCAGGCCTCGCCCTCACGCTGGCAACGTTCGCGGCCCATCCCTCCGGCGAACTCATCACGATCACCCGCACCGCGTGGGTCCCATCACTCGGCCTCGAATACCATCTCGCCGCCGACGGCATCAGCCTCACGCTCGTGCTGCTCACCGGCATCGTCGCCGTCGCGGGCGTGCTCTTCTCCTGGAACGTCGAGCGCCGCGCCAACGAATTCTTCGCCTTCTACCTCGCGCTAATCGGCGGCGTCTACGGCGTCTTCCTCAGCTTCGATCTCCTGCTGCTCTTCATCTTCTACGAGATCGCCATCATCCCGAAGTACTTCCTCATCGCCATCTGGGGCTCCACGCGCCGCGAGTACGCCGCCATGAAGCTCGCGCTCTACTCCTTCGTCGGCAGCGCCATGGTGCTCATCGGAATCATCGCCGCCTACGTCGTCTCCGGCGCGCACACGATGGACCTCGCGCAACTCGCGCAGTATCCGTTCTCCGTCCACTTCCAGATGTGGGCCTTCCCGCTCGTCTTCATCGGCTTTGCGATCCTCGCCGGCCTCTGGCCCTTCCACACCTGGGCGCCCACCGGCCACGTCGCCGCACCCACCGCAGCCTCCATGATGCTTGCAGGAGTCATCATGAAGCTCGGAGCCTACGGCTGCCTCCGCGTAGCCATGGCGCTCTTCCCGCGTGGACTCGACCCCTGGGGCTTCCACGTCCTCGGCTTCGGCTCCTGGCGCGAAGTCTTCGCACTGCTCGCGCTCATCGGCATCGTCTACGGCGCAATGGTCGCGCTCGTCCAGAAGGACTTCAAATTCGTCATCGGCTACTCCAGCATCAGTCACATGGGCTTCGTGCTCCTCGGCCTGATGACCCTCCAGCAGATCGGCCTCGACGGCGCGGTCCTGCAGATGTTCTCGCACGGCATCATCGCCGGGCTGCTCTTCGCCGTCGTCGGCCGCATGGTCTACGACCGCACCCACACCCGCGACCTCGCCGCGCTCGAGACAATGCACCTCAGCAAAGTCATCCCCTTCGCCGCCGTCACCTTCGTCATCGCCGGAATGGCATCCATCGGCCTCCCCGGCTTCAGCGGCTTCGTCGCCGAATTGCAAGTCCTCATCGGAACCTGGCACTCCTTCCCCGCCTTTGTCCTCATCGCAGGCGCAGGCATCGTCATCGGCATCGCCTACACCTGGCGCGCCATGCAGAAAGCCTTCTTCGGCACACCCGATAACAACGCCGTCAGCACTCACGTATCCTGCCCGCGTATTACGCTCCCCGAACGCCTCGGCGCCGCACTGCTCCTCGCAGCAACCATCGTCATCGGACTCTATCCGCAGCTTCTCCTACGCCTCATCATCCCCGCTCTGCACTCGCCGTTCTTCGACGGCCTCTTAAAAGGGAGCGTGCGATGA
- a CDS encoding NADH-quinone oxidoreductase subunit C, giving the protein MNIEEIKSAIEKAVPGAHVELVLNPSPSAQHSLLLRPEQAQAIAEFLRDDPELHLDFCSNATGVDWLDTETSEKVKVKKLVDGIEQEVEEVRKTHTPGYLEAVYHIYSMEKKHGPVIIRMRTGNRSDQVTLPSLTPVWRSAEFQEREIFDLFGIIFEGHPDLRRILMWDGFEDHPMRKDYVEPNDYEYEPTAHDSVLEKAKQARAMEGA; this is encoded by the coding sequence ATGAACATCGAAGAGATTAAATCCGCGATTGAAAAAGCCGTCCCCGGCGCGCACGTTGAGCTCGTTCTCAACCCAAGCCCGTCTGCGCAGCACTCGCTTCTGCTCCGTCCCGAACAAGCGCAAGCCATCGCCGAGTTTCTGCGCGACGATCCCGAACTACATCTCGACTTCTGCTCGAACGCAACCGGCGTCGACTGGCTCGACACCGAGACCTCCGAAAAAGTGAAAGTAAAGAAGCTCGTCGATGGCATAGAGCAGGAAGTCGAAGAAGTCCGCAAAACGCACACCCCGGGCTATCTCGAAGCCGTGTACCACATCTACTCGATGGAGAAGAAGCACGGTCCGGTCATCATCCGCATGAGGACCGGCAACCGCTCCGATCAGGTCACACTGCCCTCGCTCACGCCCGTGTGGAGAAGCGCCGAGTTTCAGGAGCGCGAGATCTTCGACCTCTTCGGCATCATCTTCGAAGGCCACCCGGACCTGCGCCGCATCCTCATGTGGGACGGCTTCGAAGACCATCCCATGCGCAAGGACTACGTCGAACCCAACGACTACGAGTACGAGCCAACCGCGCACGACTCCGTGCTCGAAAAAGCGAAGCAGGCGCGCGCAATGGAGGGGGCATAA
- a CDS encoding complex I subunit 4 family protein encodes MTLLSPITLLTALPLVGAAAVLTLGAKSNKLSRGLALAFAFLALLVTLILWHWFNPALGTLQFEELRPWIPSLGVEYHVGIDGLGLLMLLLSAIVVPMSIAASWHIKERASLYFALILMLQAGLFGTFTALNFFHWFLFWELSLIPAFFLVRLWGGPQRATAATQFFIYTMVGSVALLLAFLAIFLTTGQFDFISLAAMAHNDELLPAIASGLAWHSFTAGKAALLLAFCAFLGFAVKVPIEPFHTWLPSTYAEAPTGVTMLLTGTMSKMGVYGFLRILLPIFFIQLREVRTPLLWLAVATIVLSAYAALAQKDLKRIFAYSSINHLGYCMLGIFSVLQFTGNSPALATEKAAALNGVFLQMFNHGLTAATLFWFVALLEKRSGGLRGLDDFGGLRKVAPVFCGMMGIAIFSSLGLPGLNGFVGEFLIFKGSFPLSIWPTSISVLGLLLTAIFLLTILQRVFSGPVRQKWTTMPDLTLAEKLSLAPPLILMLILGLWPQLILGFTNSTVMQFLQKF; translated from the coding sequence ATGACGCTGCTTTCACCCATCACCCTCCTCACGGCCCTGCCACTCGTAGGCGCAGCCGCCGTGTTGACGCTCGGCGCAAAGAGCAACAAGCTCTCACGCGGACTCGCACTCGCCTTCGCCTTCCTCGCGCTCCTCGTCACACTCATCCTGTGGCACTGGTTCAACCCAGCATTAGGCACGCTTCAGTTCGAAGAACTCCGCCCCTGGATCCCCTCGCTCGGCGTCGAGTACCACGTTGGCATCGACGGACTCGGCCTGCTCATGCTGCTGCTCTCCGCCATCGTCGTCCCCATGTCCATTGCAGCGTCATGGCACATCAAAGAGCGCGCATCGCTTTACTTCGCGCTCATCCTCATGCTCCAGGCCGGACTCTTCGGCACCTTCACCGCGCTCAACTTCTTCCACTGGTTTCTCTTCTGGGAGCTCAGCCTCATCCCCGCATTCTTCCTCGTCCGCCTCTGGGGAGGCCCCCAGCGCGCCACCGCAGCCACCCAATTCTTCATCTACACCATGGTCGGCAGCGTCGCCCTGCTGCTCGCCTTCCTCGCCATCTTCCTCACCACCGGCCAATTCGACTTCATCAGCCTCGCCGCCATGGCGCACAACGACGAGCTGCTCCCAGCCATCGCCTCTGGACTCGCCTGGCACAGCTTCACCGCAGGCAAAGCCGCGCTGCTGCTCGCGTTCTGCGCGTTCCTCGGCTTTGCCGTCAAGGTCCCCATCGAGCCATTCCACACCTGGCTACCCAGCACCTACGCCGAAGCCCCAACCGGCGTCACCATGCTACTCACCGGCACCATGTCGAAGATGGGCGTCTACGGCTTCCTCCGCATCCTGCTCCCCATCTTCTTCATCCAATTGCGCGAAGTGCGAACGCCGCTGCTATGGCTCGCCGTCGCCACCATCGTCCTCTCCGCCTACGCAGCGCTGGCGCAAAAAGACCTGAAGCGCATCTTCGCCTACTCCTCCATCAATCACCTCGGCTACTGCATGTTGGGCATCTTCTCCGTGCTGCAGTTCACAGGCAACAGCCCCGCCCTCGCCACAGAAAAAGCCGCAGCCCTCAACGGCGTATTCCTGCAGATGTTCAACCACGGCCTCACCGCCGCAACGCTCTTCTGGTTCGTAGCTCTGCTCGAAAAACGCAGCGGCGGTCTCCGCGGCCTCGACGACTTCGGCGGCCTGCGCAAAGTCGCGCCCGTCTTCTGCGGCATGATGGGCATCGCAATCTTCTCGTCGCTGGGCCTGCCCGGCCTCAACGGCTTCGTCGGCGAGTTCCTCATCTTCAAAGGCTCATTCCCGCTGTCGATCTGGCCGACCTCAATCTCAGTCCTCGGCCTGCTGCTCACAGCGATCTTCCTGCTGACGATCCTGCAACGCGTCTTCTCCGGCCCCGTCCGGCAGAAGTGGACCACCATGCCCGACCTCACCCTCGCGGAGAAGCTCTCGCTCGCGCCTCCGCTCATCCTCATGCTCATCCTCGGCCTCTGGCCGCAACTCATTCTTGGCTTCACCAACAGCACCGTAATGCAGTTTTTGCAGAAATTTTAG
- a CDS encoding NADH-quinone oxidoreductase subunit D, whose protein sequence is MQTTAPTEHTLLEPLATSSGDEGLLEISLGPHHPSTHGVFRMDAVLDGERVVKLKPVVGYLHRNHEKIAESASYLASMPYTDRLDYFGSLTNNWAYALAVEKLAGIQVPERAEYIRVITAELTRLQNHATTIGFLLQEMGASGSPLMYGFRERETILDLFEALTGSRMMCNYMRFGGCRVELPSGWLDRVKKTVTEFPRFLDEFENLLTSNEILLARTQGIGTLSKELAIQGGVTGPVLRASGVNYDIRKVDKYGIYDRFNFKIPLGEHGDVYDRYMVRMLEMRESIKILEQALRDIPAGPIIDPKTKIRGFRPKPGEAYGRIESAKGELGFYLISDGTGNPYRYRVRPPSFINLTLLEDMCRGYSVADLIVIFGTIDIVLGEVDR, encoded by the coding sequence ATGCAGACAACTGCGCCAACAGAGCACACACTGCTCGAACCCCTCGCAACCAGCAGCGGCGACGAGGGCCTGCTTGAGATCTCGCTCGGCCCGCACCATCCCTCGACCCACGGCGTCTTCCGCATGGACGCAGTGCTCGACGGCGAGCGCGTCGTCAAGCTGAAACCAGTCGTCGGCTACCTGCACCGCAACCACGAGAAGATCGCCGAGTCCGCCTCCTACCTCGCCTCGATGCCCTACACCGACCGGCTCGACTACTTCGGTTCGCTCACCAACAACTGGGCCTACGCACTCGCCGTCGAAAAACTCGCAGGCATCCAGGTGCCCGAGCGCGCCGAATACATCCGCGTCATCACAGCCGAACTGACCCGCCTGCAAAACCACGCAACCACCATCGGCTTTCTCCTGCAGGAGATGGGCGCCAGCGGCTCGCCGCTGATGTACGGCTTCCGCGAGCGCGAAACTATCCTCGACCTCTTCGAAGCCCTCACCGGCTCGCGCATGATGTGCAACTACATGCGCTTCGGCGGCTGCCGCGTCGAGCTTCCCTCCGGTTGGCTCGACCGCGTGAAGAAAACCGTCACCGAATTCCCACGTTTCCTCGACGAATTCGAAAACCTGCTGACCTCCAACGAAATCCTGCTCGCGCGAACACAAGGCATTGGCACGCTTTCAAAAGAACTCGCCATCCAGGGTGGCGTCACCGGTCCTGTGCTGCGCGCCTCCGGCGTCAACTACGACATCCGCAAGGTCGACAAGTACGGCATCTACGACCGCTTCAACTTCAAAATCCCGCTCGGCGAGCACGGCGACGTCTACGACCGCTACATGGTCCGCATGCTCGAGATGCGCGAGTCCATCAAAATCCTCGAACAAGCCCTGCGCGATATCCCCGCCGGCCCCATCATCGATCCAAAGACAAAGATTCGCGGCTTCCGTCCAAAGCCCGGCGAGGCCTACGGACGCATCGAATCCGCCAAAGGCGAACTCGGCTTCTACTTAATCAGCGACGGCACCGGCAATCCATACCGCTACCGTGTGCGCCCGCCGAGCTTCATCAATCTCACACTCCTGGAGGACATGTGCCGCGGCTATTCGGTCGCGGACCTGATCGTAATCTTCGGCACGATTGATATTGTGCTGGGCGAGGTTGACCGGTAG
- a CDS encoding NADH-quinone oxidoreductase subunit B yields MDQQLKSELSRQGIFTTTMEELYNWGRKSSVWPLTFGLACCAIEMIATTMARYDLARFGAEVFRPSPRQADLMIVAGTVTKKMAPQVVRLYNQMPEPKYVIAMGACAISGGPFKQGYNVLKGIDRYIPVDVHIPGCPPRPEALMDAFITLQKKIDAQSLTGEDRPRHLQADAPSEFPIPEFGPHDLEPPRNTKLWHITLPTAASESSTTDADEHRRD; encoded by the coding sequence ATGGACCAGCAACTGAAATCGGAACTGAGCCGCCAGGGCATCTTCACCACGACGATGGAGGAACTCTACAACTGGGGCCGGAAGAGCTCTGTCTGGCCGCTGACGTTCGGTCTCGCCTGTTGCGCCATCGAAATGATTGCCACGACGATGGCCCGTTACGACCTGGCCCGCTTTGGCGCAGAGGTCTTTCGCCCATCACCGCGTCAAGCTGATCTGATGATTGTCGCCGGCACTGTGACCAAGAAGATGGCCCCTCAAGTAGTGCGGCTCTACAACCAGATGCCGGAGCCAAAGTACGTCATCGCGATGGGCGCATGCGCCATCTCTGGCGGCCCATTCAAGCAGGGCTACAACGTACTCAAAGGCATCGACCGCTACATTCCCGTCGACGTCCACATCCCCGGCTGCCCTCCGCGCCCCGAAGCCCTGATGGACGCTTTCATCACGCTGCAAAAGAAGATCGACGCACAATCGCTCACAGGCGAAGACCGCCCGCGCCACCTCCAGGCAGACGCCCCAAGCGAGTTCCCCATCCCCGAGTTTGGACCGCACGATCTGGAGCCGCCCAGAAACACAAAACTCTGGCACATCACTCTGCCCACCGCTGCCAGCGAAAGCTCCACGACGGATGCCGATGAACATCGAAGAGATTAA
- a CDS encoding 4Fe-4S dicluster domain-containing protein produces the protein MLGTGIAKGLVETARNFFGSYVSRDRLTTVEYPEERLPQAEAARNFPFLVYDGDDWKSGLRCVACQICEKECPPKCIFIEKSKDKKPDAVGKPQFYPTVFNIDVSVCMSCQICVEVCPFEAIKMDTDFELSTDDRFGGLLWDRQQLAKSNTYYHEIHPTEATEVDARLAEEKAKADAKAKAAETKPVAAATGAAQQTSHGASSAE, from the coding sequence ATGCTGGGGACAGGCATCGCGAAGGGTCTGGTAGAGACGGCAAGAAATTTCTTTGGCAGCTACGTCAGCCGCGACCGCCTCACCACCGTCGAATACCCGGAAGAGCGCCTGCCGCAAGCCGAAGCCGCGCGCAACTTCCCTTTCCTCGTCTACGACGGCGACGACTGGAAGTCCGGCCTGCGCTGCGTCGCCTGCCAGATCTGCGAAAAAGAATGTCCCCCGAAGTGCATCTTCATTGAGAAGAGCAAGGACAAAAAGCCCGACGCGGTCGGCAAGCCGCAGTTCTATCCCACCGTCTTCAACATCGACGTCTCAGTCTGCATGAGTTGCCAGATCTGCGTCGAGGTCTGCCCATTCGAAGCCATCAAAATGGACACCGACTTCGAGTTGAGCACCGACGACCGCTTCGGCGGTCTCCTGTGGGACCGGCAGCAACTCGCCAAATCCAACACCTACTACCACGAGATTCACCCCACCGAGGCCACCGAAGTCGACGCACGCCTCGCAGAGGAAAAAGCAAAGGCAGACGCAAAGGCCAAAGCAGCGGAGACAAAACCAGTCGCGGCAGCCACAGGCGCAGCTCAACAAACGAGCCACGGAGCATCGTCCGCCGAATGA